CCTTGAACTTGACGTAGAAGTCCTTCTTGCAGCAAACGCTGACGTTGTCCCCGCAACGCAGGGACCTCCGCTGGAGGATGTGTTTGAAGTTGTCACGGAGCCGCACCTGGGCCACCACAAATGGCTGATGAGCCATGTCCATGGTCTTACCCAACTCACACAGGTTCTGGCCTTGGCCCGGCTCAAACCCGGCCTCCTTGCAGGTGACCTCAAGCTGTAGCTGCCGCTTGCCCCCGTCCATGAAGGCCTGTAAGGTGTGGGTGATGGGGAAGGTATGCCAGTTGCTCTTCTGCACATCCAAGATCTTCTCCAAGAGGAGGGTGTGGTTGGATCTGCTCTCCCCAGGGCTAGACAGATAGATGTGGGCTGTGGCGATGGGGCGGGGACCCCGGTTTGGGGTGTCGGGGGAGTGGACATACAGCCACAGGGCAGACTGAAGCACCTGGATGCTGTGGTCTCTCTCCTGCTGAAACTGGAAGGTGAGGCCTGGCTGGGCGCCAGTAGTAGTGTTCATCTCATCTAGATCAAAGAGagaaaagacaaacagagagaaagtgTGAGGATTGGTTTGTCATCTTTCAACTATAAACAGTCTTTCAGGTCCATTCTATAAGTGATGCCAATACATCTTGAGCACTACATTCGACATTATGCAAGTCAAGAACTACATTAGATTCATTTCACTAAACATATAAACTGATATTTATGTTTAGTTGTATGAGTTATTTCAAAGTTATTTCAAACCATCAAAATCGAATCATTAATAGTTTCTATTGAAATGCGCAAGAGAAAAGAGGTGTGTAATATGCACCTGAGTTTGGACATGAGCGTTACAAACTTCTGCGTAAATAAAGGACTGAGATCAAATAGAACGACGCGAGCAAACGCACGAGGTACCTTGAGGTAAAATAGATATCTTCAGTCAGGCTTTCAATGTAAATAAGTGTGTCAACTTTGTATTTCAATGTACATGACTTATTAACATCGTTCCAAAAGCGCTTTAGATACCAGCACATTTAAGCTCATAAACAATCAGGTCCCATAAAGCCCAATAAAGTGAACATAAGGTTCCACTAgctaaatatatattatattataatgtaagTACACTTACCCATTTCTGCGAAGCTCACTATTTCATATCCCGGATCTTTGGTTTCCTTGATCTTGTTTTCAAGTTCAATGGTTCCGTCCGGTCTGACACGTCCCGCGTGCAGTTTGCGGAGCGCCGTGAGAAGTGCAGCGCGGGACACAGTCGACGTGATATTTGGTCTCTCTTTCAGGTGCAGCTTGTTCAAGATCTGCTGCTTTGCGATTTCAACCAGGAGCCTCTGCTCCGCATCCTTCTCCATTAGCGGCATGCCGCAGGACGCGCAGCCCGGAGTGGTCCCTGCAGTGGCCGCAGCCTCCAGGCCCATCACCAGCAGAGACGTCATCAATAAATACATTGGCAATGTTGAAGATGAAGAGTATAGCATGTTGGTGGAGTCTCGAACTCTATGTATTTTAAAGGCACAAGGCGTTGGTCAAATAAACgatcaaatggaagaaaacatgTTGAAATATGTGTTGTTCCTGAGTTGGTTACACAAGTTCCTGAACTTTTTTTTCAGTCAGCAGGTGCTTGTTCCTGCAGGTGGATGCCTCGAAGACAAGGGTGAAGAGAGCGGGAGTGGTACTTCAACACCTGATGATGCTCCCCATATCTGAGTTAATCTACCAGAAATTGTGACacgttagaggggggggggggcaccaatGAGAACATCAAATACATTACAGCCACTacactgtctcgctctctttctttttcttagaaaacacacacacacacgcacgcacgcacacacacacacacacgcgcacatacatacacaagcAGAGAAAGACGTGCAAGAACGAGAGAGAACCATAGCGCACAGTGAGGAAATATGACACATTATGCACAGTGCTTTT
This is a stretch of genomic DNA from Oncorhynchus clarkii lewisi isolate Uvic-CL-2024 chromosome 17, UVic_Ocla_1.0, whole genome shotgun sequence. It encodes these proteins:
- the LOC139369933 gene encoding inhibin beta B chain, which encodes MLYSSSSTLPMYLLMTSLLVMGLEAAATAGTTPGCASCGMPLMEKDAEQRLLVEIAKQQILNKLHLKERPNITSTVSRAALLTALRKLHAGRVRPDGTIELENKIKETKDPGYEIVSFAEMDEMNTTTGAQPGLTFQFQQERDHSIQVLQSALWLYVHSPDTPNRGPRPIATAHIYLSSPGESRSNHTLLLEKILDVQKSNWHTFPITHTLQAFMDGGKRQLQLEVTCKEAGFEPGQGQNLCELGKTMDMAHQPFVVAQVRLRDNFKHILQRRSLRCGDNVSVCCKKDFYVKFKDIQWQDWIIAPEGYHMNHCMGQCPQALAGSPGIASSFHATVFSQLKANGINSAVSSCCVPIQRRPLSMVYFNSQHSIVKTDVPDMIVESCGCT